CAGGCGGGGCAACAATAGCGGACGAAACGGGCACGGTCAAACCGGCCTTTCCGAACGCCACCTATTACATTCAAAAAGGGCAATACGCCTGGGGCAAAAAGCCCTCGGAACGGGATCGGGCGAGCTTTTTCCCGGAAAATTACGTTCCGCTGGAACAGGCGGGACAATTGGTTCAGTTGGAGGAATCGCAGGAGCTTTTCCCCGGTATCGAGGTGCGGAAGCTTTTCGGGCATACCCCTTCGATGCAGGTTGTACGGGTTACGGACGGGTCCCGGAGCCTTCTGTACTGTGCCGATCTTATCCCGACCGCATCCCACATTCCCCTGCCGTGGATCATGGCGTACGATTTGAATCCGCTGCTGACCCTGGAGGAAAAAAAGGACATTCTCCCAACCGCTGTGAAAGAAAACTGGACGCTCATGTTTGAGCACGATCCGTTTCGAGCCGCCACAAAAGTGATTCACGACGGAAAAGATTATCGCATGGGAGAGGAGGTTTCCCTATAGCTTCAACGCGAAAGAATCAGGAGGCAGGTGTCATTTCTGCACACGGAAAAATCAAGATTCTCCCGGATTCCCTGAGCAACAAAATAGCCGCGGGGGAAGTGGTGGATCGTCCGTCGTCTGTGGTAAAGGAATTGGTTGAAAATTCCCTGGATGCGGGTGCCACCGAAATTACCGTCATTGTAAAGGATGGCGGAAAATCTCTCATTCAGGTTGTGGACAACGGGCAGGGAATGACCGAAAACGATGCGATTCTTTCCTTCGAACGCCATTCCACCAGTAAAATTTCCACGGTGGAGGATCTTCACCGGATTCAAACGCTGGGATTTCGGGGGGAGGCCCTTGCCAGTATTGC
The sequence above is a segment of the Calditrichota bacterium genome. Coding sequences within it:
- a CDS encoding MBL fold metallo-hydrolase, with amino-acid sequence RFKLDGGAMFGVVPKVLWEKTNPADEKNRIDMALRSLLIIGKGKVILVDTGIGSKLNEKLMRIYGVDYSRYSTEKSLKNLGLKPDDVTDVILTHLHFDHAGGATIADETGTVKPAFPNATYYIQKGQYAWGKKPSERDRASFFPENYVPLEQAGQLVQLEESQELFPGIEVRKLFGHTPSMQVVRVTDGSRSLLYCADLIPTASHIPLPWIMAYDLNPLLTLEEKKDILPTAVKENWTLMFEHDPFRAATKVIHDGKDYRMGEEVSL